Proteins co-encoded in one Hemibagrus wyckioides isolate EC202008001 linkage group LG26, SWU_Hwy_1.0, whole genome shotgun sequence genomic window:
- the LOC131346520 gene encoding polymeric immunoglobulin receptor-like isoform X2 translates to MLNIFLIFTVYLISGQVGCDEVVQVIGYEGGSVIISCKYKSQEHSNHTKYFCKNNKEKCQNIISQTETKWDLKGKFFAMDEIQAGVYSVLIRNLSQEDGGSYTCRVENQEESLLNMELDVKNGLNYGKSFSLNTHPGDIVTFSCTCPQGHENDLKIVYRVTNQSIDSIIYTYTEHEEKDRYELHVSSKDTKDRLINMSISNVMVDDGGLYLSGVSKDMLSYKQIFCEMQLHVTDLTINIPPPGSSVISITLYIGVALLLIAGLVFFYKMWSIKTKGASSPASRGNPVNREKPQTPMAPNPAGRTGTSSPNTADQEFYSMVQFSKK, encoded by the exons ATGCTgaacatttttctcattttcaccGTGTACCTAATTTCAG GTCAAGTAGGCTGTGATGAGGTTGTTCAAGTCATAGGATATGAAGGAGGAAGTGTCATTATCAGTTGTAAATATAAATCTCAAGAACACAGCAATCACACAAAATACTTTTGTAAgaacaacaaagaaaaatgtcaaaACATCATTTCTCAGACAGAGACAAAATGGGATCTTAAAGGAAAATTCTTTGCTATGGATGAAATTCAAGCTGGAGTTTATAGTGTGCTCATTCGAAATTTAAGCCAGGAGGATGGAGGAAGTTACACATGTAGAGTAGAAAATCAAGAAGAATCACTGTTAAACATGGAGCTGGATGTGAAAAATG GTCTGAATTATGGAAAGTCATTTTCACTGAATACTCATCCTGGAGACATTGTTACCTTCAGCTGTACATGTCCCCAAGGGCATGAAAATGACCTGAAGATTGTGTACAGAGTGACCAATCAGAGCATAGATTCCATTATATACACTTATACAGAACATGAAGAGAAAGACAGGTACGAGCTTCACGTCTCCTCAAAGGATACAAAGGATAGACTCATCAATATGAGCATCAGCAATGTGATGGTGGATGATGGAGGACTTTATCTGTCTGGAGTTTCAAAGGATATGCTGTCTTATAAGCAAATCTTCTGTGAAATGCAACTTCATGTCACTG ATCTGACCATAAACATACCAC CTCCAGGTTCTTCAGTCATCTCCATCACTCTGTACATCGGTGTAGCACTGCTGCTGATCGCAGGACTTGTGTTCTTCTACAAAATGTGGTCCATAAAGACAAAAG GTGCCTCCTCACCAGCCAGCAGAGGAAACCCAGTAAACAGAGAG AAACCCCAGACTCCCATGGCTCCAAATCCAGCTGGTAGAACTGGTACTTCATCTCCAAACACTGCTGATCAAGAATTTTACTCCATGGTCCAATTTTCCAAAAAGTAA
- the LOC131346520 gene encoding polymeric immunoglobulin receptor-like isoform X1, translating into MLNIFLIFTVYLISGQVGCDEVVQVIGYEGGSVIISCKYKSQEHSNHTKYFCKNNKEKCQNIISQTETKWDLKGKFFAMDEIQAGVYSVLIRNLSQEDGGSYTCRVENQEESLLNMELDVKNGLNYGKSFSLNTHPGDIVTFSCTCPQGHENDLKIVYRVTNQSIDSIIYTYTEHEEKDRYELHVSSKDTKDRLINMSISNVMVDDGGLYLSGVSKDMLSYKQIFCEMQLHVTEDLTINIPPPGSSVISITLYIGVALLLIAGLVFFYKMWSIKTKGASSPASRGNPVNREKPQTPMAPNPAGRTGTSSPNTADQEFYSMVQFSKK; encoded by the exons ATGCTgaacatttttctcattttcaccGTGTACCTAATTTCAG GTCAAGTAGGCTGTGATGAGGTTGTTCAAGTCATAGGATATGAAGGAGGAAGTGTCATTATCAGTTGTAAATATAAATCTCAAGAACACAGCAATCACACAAAATACTTTTGTAAgaacaacaaagaaaaatgtcaaaACATCATTTCTCAGACAGAGACAAAATGGGATCTTAAAGGAAAATTCTTTGCTATGGATGAAATTCAAGCTGGAGTTTATAGTGTGCTCATTCGAAATTTAAGCCAGGAGGATGGAGGAAGTTACACATGTAGAGTAGAAAATCAAGAAGAATCACTGTTAAACATGGAGCTGGATGTGAAAAATG GTCTGAATTATGGAAAGTCATTTTCACTGAATACTCATCCTGGAGACATTGTTACCTTCAGCTGTACATGTCCCCAAGGGCATGAAAATGACCTGAAGATTGTGTACAGAGTGACCAATCAGAGCATAGATTCCATTATATACACTTATACAGAACATGAAGAGAAAGACAGGTACGAGCTTCACGTCTCCTCAAAGGATACAAAGGATAGACTCATCAATATGAGCATCAGCAATGTGATGGTGGATGATGGAGGACTTTATCTGTCTGGAGTTTCAAAGGATATGCTGTCTTATAAGCAAATCTTCTGTGAAATGCAACTTCATGTCACTG AAGATCTGACCATAAACATACCAC CTCCAGGTTCTTCAGTCATCTCCATCACTCTGTACATCGGTGTAGCACTGCTGCTGATCGCAGGACTTGTGTTCTTCTACAAAATGTGGTCCATAAAGACAAAAG GTGCCTCCTCACCAGCCAGCAGAGGAAACCCAGTAAACAGAGAG AAACCCCAGACTCCCATGGCTCCAAATCCAGCTGGTAGAACTGGTACTTCATCTCCAAACACTGCTGATCAAGAATTTTACTCCATGGTCCAATTTTCCAAAAAGTAA
- the LOC131346520 gene encoding uncharacterized protein LOC131346520 isoform X3 yields MLNIFLIFTVYLISGLNYGKSFSLNTHPGDIVTFSCTCPQGHENDLKIVYRVTNQSIDSIIYTYTEHEEKDRYELHVSSKDTKDRLINMSISNVMVDDGGLYLSGVSKDMLSYKQIFCEMQLHVTEDLTINIPPPGSSVISITLYIGVALLLIAGLVFFYKMWSIKTKGASSPASRGNPVNREKPQTPMAPNPAGRTGTSSPNTADQEFYSMVQFSKK; encoded by the exons ATGCTgaacatttttctcattttcaccGTGTACCTAATTTCAG GTCTGAATTATGGAAAGTCATTTTCACTGAATACTCATCCTGGAGACATTGTTACCTTCAGCTGTACATGTCCCCAAGGGCATGAAAATGACCTGAAGATTGTGTACAGAGTGACCAATCAGAGCATAGATTCCATTATATACACTTATACAGAACATGAAGAGAAAGACAGGTACGAGCTTCACGTCTCCTCAAAGGATACAAAGGATAGACTCATCAATATGAGCATCAGCAATGTGATGGTGGATGATGGAGGACTTTATCTGTCTGGAGTTTCAAAGGATATGCTGTCTTATAAGCAAATCTTCTGTGAAATGCAACTTCATGTCACTG AAGATCTGACCATAAACATACCAC CTCCAGGTTCTTCAGTCATCTCCATCACTCTGTACATCGGTGTAGCACTGCTGCTGATCGCAGGACTTGTGTTCTTCTACAAAATGTGGTCCATAAAGACAAAAG GTGCCTCCTCACCAGCCAGCAGAGGAAACCCAGTAAACAGAGAG AAACCCCAGACTCCCATGGCTCCAAATCCAGCTGGTAGAACTGGTACTTCATCTCCAAACACTGCTGATCAAGAATTTTACTCCATGGTCCAATTTTCCAAAAAGTAA